A portion of the Thalassotalea sp. LPB0316 genome contains these proteins:
- a CDS encoding tetratricopeptide repeat protein, with product MNIKRILSPIIILLWSATALANSANAVNKDLTCVDCHEQQVNAWKDSHHYHAMAEIATPTNLGDFSSAPMVVDGDNVHFFKKEEQYFVTMPGLDGKPMTVEITHTFGYEPLQQYIFDVGNGKYQFIPYAWDSRTAEEGGQRWYNLYPGFEATNEFHWSQMGQNWNQNCADCHSTNFKKGFDVESLSYNSTYDAINVSCTACHQGTTEHLAWTKNQTSDAKHFGFSQSIATKHPIFYENDQGVLIPVDRAKETKQVEVCAQCHSRRAQISDHEENAAFFDHYIPATLTDALYHPDGQIYDEVYVYGSFTQSKMYQEGVTCINCHDPHTTKLKMPGNVTCTQCHSAPKYDTPKHHQHPVESEGAQCVNCHMPATRYMGVDDRRDHSFKVPRPDLSLTLDTPNACQNCHSDVSNREHAKQLEQWFPVSQYRSKSTFAHAFDQADKGSFAATPELVNIANDSQYTAQVRASAISRIQGARNNQELITFLAKQMESDDPIVVIEAIRATNQLSMINRALKVIPMLDHPVRSVRMTAGRALAANLADPTFQGERREKLQAAVDEYIEGQLYQADRGSSQTNLGQIYMLMREYDKAEAALRQSIRVEDIFMPAYIYLADLYRQQQNEAAAEQVLLDAIKVNPKASDIYYQLALVKVRQQDKAKAVGYFDLAIEHNDQNPRAYYTRGVLHQENGDTEKAKLDYAMAYKLQPQSPDYLYTLTVALIELKEYDSALFHAQKLGQLMPNNQQVQQLIQHIRSLM from the coding sequence GTGAACATAAAAAGAATACTTTCTCCAATCATTATTTTACTGTGGTCTGCAACCGCACTAGCTAATAGTGCTAACGCGGTAAATAAAGACTTAACTTGTGTTGACTGCCACGAACAACAAGTAAACGCTTGGAAGGACTCTCACCACTATCACGCGATGGCAGAGATAGCTACACCGACTAATCTCGGCGACTTTAGCTCAGCACCTATGGTGGTCGATGGTGACAATGTTCATTTTTTCAAAAAAGAAGAACAGTACTTTGTCACCATGCCGGGGTTAGATGGTAAACCGATGACCGTTGAAATTACCCATACCTTTGGTTATGAACCGCTACAACAATATATTTTTGATGTGGGTAATGGTAAGTATCAGTTCATTCCGTATGCTTGGGATTCAAGAACTGCCGAAGAGGGCGGCCAACGCTGGTACAACTTATACCCAGGATTTGAAGCAACAAATGAGTTCCACTGGAGCCAAATGGGTCAAAACTGGAATCAAAATTGTGCTGATTGTCACAGTACTAATTTCAAAAAAGGTTTTGATGTTGAAAGTCTATCTTATAACTCAACCTATGATGCGATAAACGTCAGTTGTACAGCCTGTCACCAAGGCACCACTGAACATTTAGCGTGGACTAAAAACCAAACAAGCGACGCCAAACACTTTGGCTTTAGCCAGTCTATTGCAACTAAGCATCCTATCTTTTACGAAAACGACCAGGGGGTGTTAATACCTGTCGATCGCGCGAAAGAAACTAAGCAAGTTGAGGTGTGTGCTCAGTGTCACTCGCGTCGAGCGCAAATTAGCGATCACGAAGAAAACGCAGCCTTTTTTGACCATTACATTCCAGCGACCTTGACTGACGCACTTTATCACCCTGATGGCCAGATTTATGACGAAGTCTATGTCTATGGTTCATTTACCCAAAGTAAAATGTATCAAGAAGGCGTGACGTGTATTAATTGTCACGACCCACATACAACAAAATTGAAAATGCCGGGTAATGTGACTTGCACCCAGTGCCATAGCGCGCCTAAATACGATACGCCAAAGCACCACCAACACCCAGTTGAGTCTGAGGGGGCACAATGCGTTAATTGTCACATGCCAGCAACTCGTTACATGGGAGTTGACGATCGCCGTGATCATTCATTTAAAGTGCCGCGTCCCGATTTGAGTCTTACATTAGATACGCCTAATGCTTGTCAAAACTGTCATAGTGATGTCAGTAATCGAGAACACGCTAAGCAACTTGAGCAGTGGTTCCCGGTTTCACAGTATCGCTCAAAATCAACGTTTGCTCATGCTTTTGATCAAGCTGATAAAGGTTCATTTGCCGCGACTCCTGAACTCGTTAACATTGCTAATGACTCACAATACACAGCTCAAGTTAGAGCATCAGCGATTTCAAGAATCCAAGGTGCGAGAAACAATCAAGAGCTCATTACCTTTTTAGCCAAACAAATGGAAAGCGACGATCCCATTGTGGTGATTGAAGCGATCAGAGCGACTAATCAACTCAGTATGATTAACCGAGCACTGAAAGTGATTCCTATGCTTGACCATCCCGTTCGTTCAGTTCGAATGACCGCAGGACGGGCGTTAGCAGCAAACCTTGCTGATCCAACATTTCAGGGAGAACGTCGAGAGAAGTTACAAGCTGCTGTTGACGAATATATTGAAGGTCAGCTGTATCAAGCAGATCGCGGTTCGTCGCAAACGAATTTAGGGCAAATTTATATGCTAATGCGTGAATATGACAAAGCAGAGGCGGCCCTGAGACAATCAATTCGCGTCGAAGATATCTTTATGCCAGCCTATATTTATTTGGCAGATCTCTATCGTCAGCAACAAAATGAAGCTGCGGCGGAGCAGGTGTTATTAGATGCAATTAAAGTTAATCCTAAAGCTTCAGACATCTACTATCAGCTTGCATTAGTAAAAGTAAGGCAGCAAGATAAAGCTAAAGCCGTTGGCTATTTTGATTTAGCCATTGAACACAATGACCAGAACCCACGTGCTTATTACACGCGTGGTGTCTTACACCAAGAAAATGGTGATACTGAAAAAGCCAAGCTTGATTATGCGATGGCATATAAGTTACAGCCACAAAGCCCTGATTATTTGTATACTTTAACCGTTGCGTTAATAGAGCTGAAAGAGTATGACTCAGCGCTTTTTCACGCACAAAAACTAGGTCAACTGATGCCGAATAACCAGCAAGTACAGCAGTTGATCCAACATATCAGAAGTTTGATGTAA
- a CDS encoding metallophosphoesterase gives MKTLKFWRLFAVTWLYIFGAAIAEAQTQPLSDGPYVRYTDSTITYDVEYVCDGQAQSKKVNVISLTLGRYKACQQNGPALGIVKQQFERDNIEYNGDFDVIAVSDFHGQHKLMLELLRNNKVIDQNDHWALGKGHLVITGDVFDRGDRVTEILWFLYRLEQQAQLAGGKLHLLIGNHEVMVFNNDLRYLNPKYRDVSQILQTPYPKLYDNNSVIGRWLRSKNVIVKINQDLYLHGGLSHQLLQYQQSLGQINQLFINAMVKDEMPRQRNRLESFLHGRQGPIWYRGYFYWPIIPIAQLEQVLAYYQSNRVIVGHTSYSEIKVRFKGKVLAIDSSIKKGKYGELLKVSEGRYYRLTLSGDVEQLNIK, from the coding sequence ATGAAGACACTCAAATTCTGGCGTTTATTTGCCGTAACTTGGTTATATATTTTCGGCGCTGCGATTGCCGAGGCACAAACGCAGCCCCTTTCTGATGGCCCCTATGTTAGGTATACCGATAGTACAATAACCTATGATGTTGAGTACGTCTGTGATGGTCAAGCGCAATCTAAAAAAGTTAACGTAATTAGCCTTACACTAGGGCGTTATAAAGCGTGCCAACAAAACGGACCAGCGCTAGGTATTGTTAAACAGCAATTTGAGCGCGATAACATCGAATACAATGGCGACTTTGATGTTATTGCTGTTAGTGACTTTCATGGTCAACACAAGCTAATGCTTGAACTGCTTCGAAATAACAAGGTTATCGATCAAAATGATCATTGGGCATTGGGCAAAGGCCATTTAGTGATAACCGGAGATGTTTTTGATCGCGGTGATAGGGTGACTGAAATTCTTTGGTTTTTATATCGCCTTGAACAACAAGCTCAACTCGCTGGAGGCAAGCTGCATTTACTTATAGGCAATCACGAGGTCATGGTTTTTAATAACGACTTGCGATATCTCAACCCTAAATATCGAGATGTAAGCCAGATTTTACAAACGCCTTACCCGAAACTGTATGATAACAATAGTGTGATAGGACGCTGGTTACGCAGTAAAAATGTGATTGTTAAAATCAACCAAGATCTTTATTTACACGGCGGTTTAAGCCACCAATTACTCCAATATCAACAGTCATTAGGGCAAATTAATCAGCTTTTTATTAACGCTATGGTTAAAGATGAAATGCCTCGTCAGCGCAACCGTTTAGAAAGTTTTTTACACGGTCGCCAAGGCCCTATCTGGTATCGCGGTTATTTTTACTGGCCGATTATTCCCATTGCACAGCTTGAACAGGTTTTGGCTTATTATCAAAGCAATCGTGTCATTGTTGGCCATACCTCATACAGTGAGATCAAAGTGCGATTTAAAGGTAAAGTGCTAGCAATCGACAGCTCTATCAAAAAAGGAAAATACGGTGAATTACTCAAAGTATCTGAAGGGCGTTATTATCGCTTAACGCTCAGTGGTGATGTCGAACAACTCAACATCAAATAA
- a CDS encoding RluA family pseudouridine synthase, translating into MPSPLLHSFANDISQIALPNCFTFPFCYQVHPLAELACLQLQDQVLDERERLSEGKMYGVLVVKDQAGQLGFLAAYSGKDDTHDNSSLFVPQIVDISSQESFLVRESAVINQLNDQISQLSEAARYRELQAQVSLADQAYLQQVGALQAEMATAKKVRKAQRLTAKTELSLEQYNTLDKQLNGQSIHYKKQLLALKASLNTKINQAQENLANYQALIDKLKKQRRKLSNKLQKKLFSQYQLLNLAGESKTISEIFTAFGEQPPAGTGDCAAPKLLQFAFEHGYQPICMAEFWWGQPPKSQIRQHKKYYPACQTKCKPILEHMLAGIELDDNPLLVNYGRDKVIEIIYQDEHILVINKPEELLSVPGKLVQDSVLTRIRAKFPEALGPLIVHRLDMSTSGLMVLALTPRANKSLQQQFVTRQVQKRYVALIEGILNEPSGEITLPLCQDIDDRPRQKVCFESGKPCLTRWQLLGHEGTSSRVLLEPKTGRTHQLRMHCAHPLGFNMPIVGDDLYGNKGKRLCLHAMSLQFSHPVTKQPMAFDVEANF; encoded by the coding sequence ATGCCAAGCCCTCTGTTACATTCATTTGCTAACGATATTAGTCAAATTGCATTGCCCAACTGTTTTACATTTCCATTTTGTTATCAGGTACATCCACTTGCCGAGCTGGCTTGTTTACAGTTGCAGGATCAGGTCTTAGATGAACGAGAAAGGCTGAGCGAAGGCAAAATGTATGGCGTGTTAGTGGTCAAAGACCAAGCAGGGCAGTTAGGTTTTCTAGCTGCCTATTCGGGAAAAGACGATACTCACGACAACTCATCATTATTCGTTCCGCAAATTGTCGATATATCAAGCCAAGAGAGTTTCTTAGTAAGAGAGTCAGCAGTTATTAATCAGCTTAACGATCAGATTAGTCAATTAAGCGAGGCCGCGCGTTATCGAGAACTACAAGCGCAAGTTAGCCTAGCTGATCAAGCTTACCTCCAACAAGTTGGTGCATTACAAGCGGAAATGGCGACAGCGAAAAAAGTGCGCAAAGCGCAGCGTTTGACGGCTAAAACTGAGTTAAGCCTAGAGCAATACAATACTTTAGATAAACAGCTTAATGGCCAAAGCATCCACTATAAAAAACAATTACTGGCGCTCAAGGCATCGCTCAATACTAAGATTAATCAAGCACAGGAAAACTTGGCAAACTATCAAGCTTTGATTGATAAACTCAAGAAACAACGCCGTAAATTATCGAATAAGCTTCAGAAAAAGCTGTTTAGTCAATACCAGCTGCTTAATCTTGCTGGTGAGAGCAAAACAATTAGTGAAATATTCACTGCGTTTGGTGAGCAGCCTCCTGCAGGAACGGGCGATTGTGCAGCACCTAAATTATTGCAATTTGCCTTTGAACATGGCTATCAGCCAATCTGCATGGCAGAATTTTGGTGGGGGCAACCGCCAAAGTCACAAATTCGCCAACACAAAAAGTATTACCCCGCCTGCCAAACGAAATGTAAACCGATACTAGAACATATGCTTGCTGGTATCGAGCTTGATGACAATCCACTACTCGTCAACTATGGGCGAGATAAAGTTATTGAGATCATCTATCAAGATGAACATATTTTGGTGATCAACAAACCTGAAGAACTACTATCTGTGCCGGGTAAATTAGTTCAAGACAGTGTGCTAACAAGGATACGAGCAAAGTTCCCTGAGGCACTTGGCCCTCTTATCGTCCATCGCTTGGATATGTCGACTTCAGGCTTAATGGTATTAGCGCTTACACCAAGAGCAAACAAGTCATTACAACAGCAATTTGTTACTCGGCAAGTACAAAAGCGTTATGTCGCATTAATCGAAGGCATACTTAACGAGCCCTCGGGAGAGATCACCTTGCCTCTGTGCCAAGACATCGACGATAGACCAAGGCAGAAAGTCTGTTTCGAGTCAGGTAAACCTTGCCTTACAAGATGGCAACTTTTGGGACATGAAGGCACATCTTCACGCGTATTACTTGAACCTAAAACGGGCAGAACACATCAGTTGAGAATGCACTGTGCCCATCCTTTAGGTTTTAATATGCCAATTGTTGGCGATGATTTATACGGTAACAAAGGGAAAAGGCTGTGCTTACATGCTATGTCACTACAGTTCAGCCACCCAGTGACAAAACAACCGATGGCGTTTGATGTAGAAGCAAATTTTTAG
- a CDS encoding phosphoribosyltransferase, with product MEKKFITAQELLEDSFKVASKVYEDGFRPQFIVGIWRGGAPIGISVQEYFDFKKVETDHIAVRTSSYYGINQQSKEIKVHGLHYIIENANADDGLLIVDDVFDSGRSIDALIKQLKKLMRNNMPNDVRVACPWYKPKNSKVDFAPDYYVHESDEWLVFPHELSGLTQEEIANGKSDLKNILDLLK from the coding sequence ATGGAAAAGAAATTTATTACGGCGCAAGAATTATTAGAAGATTCTTTCAAAGTCGCTTCAAAAGTTTATGAAGATGGTTTTAGACCACAATTTATTGTTGGTATTTGGCGCGGTGGTGCTCCTATTGGTATTTCTGTTCAAGAATACTTTGACTTTAAAAAAGTCGAAACTGATCACATTGCTGTTCGCACATCGTCATACTACGGCATTAATCAACAGAGCAAAGAAATTAAAGTTCATGGCTTACATTATATTATCGAAAATGCCAATGCCGATGACGGCTTGTTAATTGTTGATGATGTTTTTGATTCAGGTCGCAGTATTGATGCTTTGATTAAACAACTGAAAAAGCTGATGCGCAACAATATGCCAAACGATGTTCGCGTTGCTTGCCCTTGGTACAAACCGAAAAATTCAAAAGTTGATTTCGCACCAGATTACTACGTACATGAATCAGATGAGTGGCTAGTATTTCCGCATGAATTATCGGGCTTAACCCAAGAAGAAATTGCTAACGGCAAGTCTGATTTAAAGAATATCCTTGACCTGTTAAAATAG
- a CDS encoding M20/M25/M40 family metallo-hydrolase codes for MGLGVNLWHKAWALSWVVVILSACSHYTPVKPVNYLVGNADNNISASVNLIDEQTLLADFETMSSPEFAGRKYGTLGNELAQQFIVSQLKAAGVAPFKGEYQHPFEYERGLTVYQGTNIIGVKPGSSGQIIVISAHFDHIGKKSGQYYLGADDNASGTTAVLHIAKAFEQVATQHTLIYLFTDAEEENLIGARAFAEQNPQVMATTALNVNLDMISGAKYTKRLYYLPYKVEQVAPKYWQGQLAYFAMQHQLSVRKGPRAYQTIQGQKKKTNWRSASDHGVFYRYKVPFLYFGVGTHQNYHTPQDTFDNTNHDFYLAAVKTIFDQVLTLEQQIE; via the coding sequence ATGGGATTAGGCGTAAACCTATGGCACAAAGCTTGGGCACTAAGCTGGGTGGTCGTTATTTTATCGGCTTGTAGCCACTACACGCCGGTGAAACCGGTGAATTATTTAGTCGGCAATGCTGATAATAATATCAGTGCATCCGTTAACTTGATTGACGAACAAACGCTGCTAGCCGACTTTGAAACAATGAGTAGCCCTGAGTTTGCGGGTCGAAAATATGGTACGCTGGGTAACGAATTAGCTCAGCAGTTTATTGTTTCACAACTTAAAGCTGCTGGCGTAGCGCCATTTAAAGGCGAGTATCAGCACCCATTTGAATACGAGCGGGGCCTAACTGTTTATCAAGGGACTAATATTATTGGTGTAAAACCAGGCAGCAGTGGCCAAATTATTGTGATAAGTGCACACTTTGATCACATAGGTAAAAAGTCAGGCCAGTACTATTTAGGCGCCGATGATAACGCATCTGGCACCACCGCTGTACTGCATATTGCTAAAGCATTTGAGCAAGTTGCCACTCAACATACATTGATTTATCTATTTACCGATGCCGAAGAAGAGAATCTAATAGGTGCCCGTGCTTTTGCTGAGCAAAACCCACAGGTGATGGCAACGACCGCACTTAATGTTAACCTCGATATGATTTCAGGTGCAAAATACACCAAGCGCCTGTATTACTTACCATATAAAGTTGAACAAGTTGCGCCCAAATATTGGCAAGGTCAATTGGCGTACTTTGCTATGCAACACCAGTTGTCGGTGCGCAAGGGACCTAGAGCTTACCAAACCATTCAAGGGCAAAAAAAGAAAACAAATTGGCGAAGTGCCAGTGATCACGGTGTATTTTATCGTTACAAAGTACCATTTTTGTACTTTGGTGTTGGTACTCATCAAAACTATCACACACCACAAGATACTTTCGATAATACCAATCATGATTTTTATTTAGCCGCTGTTAAGACAATATTTGATCAAGTACTCACGTTAGAGCAACAAATCGAGTGA
- a CDS encoding tetratricopeptide repeat protein — MSKIHLFALCVTFSLVGCQVTEPNTQVFVDPVYADKAFPYHHNVAIESEEEIFALSEPMEQLVREISREPSSKDRVSELVSFLFESDQIGINYNSSANLTARETFYSQNANCMSLTVLSYALAKAADLPAYFQRVDVPEYWVRNGSYNMLTGHVNLVIFDADRPLAQTVYGKNVYTIDFDPTMRKQAFPSEFVDKNTIMAMFYTNKGADAMVIGDTNKAYAYLKAATLIDPFYDSAWGNLGVLYRQNNLPEQALKVYQNALDINADNLTVLDNMAILYELSGNVTQAQHIRESVHSKRLKNPYYHALLGTEAYYNGEYLAAVNHYKKAIRLDNKQHEFYFGIAKAYAELGELDQVKRSLERAKNYATYNDDELRYDAKIQFLNTARL; from the coding sequence ATGAGTAAAATTCATCTCTTTGCTTTATGTGTAACGTTCTCGTTAGTTGGTTGTCAGGTTACTGAGCCAAATACACAAGTTTTTGTTGATCCTGTCTATGCCGATAAAGCCTTTCCCTATCACCACAATGTCGCTATTGAATCCGAAGAAGAAATCTTTGCCCTATCTGAACCTATGGAGCAATTGGTCAGAGAAATAAGTCGTGAGCCGTCGTCGAAAGACCGAGTGAGTGAACTTGTCAGCTTTTTGTTTGAAAGTGACCAAATCGGCATTAATTACAATAGTTCAGCCAATCTTACTGCTCGTGAAACTTTCTATAGCCAAAATGCCAATTGCATGTCGTTAACTGTGCTGTCATATGCCTTGGCAAAAGCCGCTGATTTACCAGCTTATTTCCAACGTGTCGATGTTCCCGAGTATTGGGTTAGAAATGGTAGTTACAATATGTTGACCGGTCATGTGAATTTAGTGATTTTTGACGCTGACCGCCCGCTAGCACAAACGGTTTATGGCAAAAATGTTTACACAATTGACTTTGATCCCACCATGAGAAAACAAGCTTTTCCCAGTGAGTTTGTTGATAAAAATACCATCATGGCAATGTTTTACACCAACAAAGGTGCCGATGCTATGGTTATTGGTGATACCAACAAAGCGTACGCTTATTTAAAAGCTGCAACATTAATCGATCCGTTTTACGATTCTGCTTGGGGAAATTTAGGCGTGCTATATCGGCAAAATAACCTACCTGAGCAAGCGTTAAAGGTTTATCAGAACGCCTTAGATATTAACGCTGATAATTTAACGGTATTAGATAATATGGCGATTTTATATGAACTGTCTGGCAATGTTACTCAGGCGCAACACATTAGAGAATCAGTCCATAGTAAACGACTTAAAAATCCATATTATCACGCTTTACTTGGCACTGAGGCTTATTATAACGGCGAGTATTTAGCCGCGGTGAATCATTACAAAAAAGCCATTAGACTCGACAATAAGCAACATGAATTTTATTTTGGCATTGCCAAAGCGTATGCTGAGCTAGGCGAGTTAGATCAGGTTAAGCGCTCACTTGAACGGGCAAAAAACTACGCGACATATAACGATGACGAGCTTAGATATGATGCGAAAATTCAATTTTTAAATACCGCGCGTCTATAG
- a CDS encoding GGDEF domain-containing protein: MKLVTKKYAYIGWAVISLSILVLQVFDFSKTYRSEINKQERINFLNGKNYADQMELIIASQVDRVRQVSNVISFRIKDYLEDDIEESRTQSNHQNNNESINEEDIFNETIEWIVERNLYLGQNFDIAIKYVVKDQQSVIFGEPKDSLTQARYDEWLSQLSGDYLWSFLLSDSSEHIIYYGINRLRDKFGHTYDVIIEFNENVQIGNKFDDNHHYFVFTKTAVPLKVKSKKIKPVILNTEPDVGVNNDGDFIEQFYGKRPEEEINLTFVERYGHKLIQFNDQPKKDYYYNSFYFDELQLRFIILSDASVLADATKEKFSYFYKKIAFTIVIIIATGFIVYYHFIVAGLLKHDALTTLYNRNHFKEKSSELEKIQKRNSTFKVGIISIDIDKFKRINDTYGHGVGDKVIVHLSQLMLKHSRETDYVYRFGGEEFLIICPGYDTAQSSILAERLRGAVEQDDNILTIMSKGYTISLGVTEKLPAENMDSALKRADDLLYKAKNNGRNQVQVGDPVDHS; encoded by the coding sequence TTGAAACTGGTAACAAAAAAGTATGCATATATTGGCTGGGCGGTAATATCGCTGTCTATTCTTGTGTTGCAAGTTTTTGATTTTAGTAAAACCTATCGCTCAGAAATTAATAAGCAAGAGCGCATTAATTTTTTAAACGGGAAAAATTATGCCGATCAAATGGAATTAATTATTGCCTCTCAAGTCGATCGTGTTCGCCAAGTTTCTAATGTTATTAGTTTTCGGATCAAAGATTATTTAGAAGACGATATCGAAGAAAGCAGAACCCAAAGCAATCACCAAAACAATAACGAATCTATCAATGAGGAAGATATATTTAATGAAACCATTGAGTGGATCGTCGAAAGGAATCTATATTTAGGGCAAAACTTCGACATCGCGATCAAGTATGTTGTGAAAGATCAGCAAAGTGTCATTTTTGGTGAGCCAAAAGATAGTCTTACTCAAGCAAGATACGATGAGTGGCTTAGTCAATTATCGGGTGACTACTTGTGGAGTTTTTTGCTCAGTGACTCTTCAGAACACATTATTTATTACGGAATCAATCGACTAAGGGATAAGTTTGGCCATACTTACGACGTTATTATCGAGTTCAATGAAAACGTTCAAATAGGTAATAAATTTGATGATAATCATCATTATTTTGTCTTCACCAAGACAGCTGTGCCGCTTAAGGTTAAGAGTAAAAAAATAAAGCCAGTTATATTAAACACAGAGCCGGATGTTGGTGTTAACAATGACGGGGACTTTATTGAACAGTTTTATGGTAAGCGCCCAGAAGAGGAAATTAACCTGACCTTTGTTGAGCGATATGGTCATAAGCTAATTCAGTTTAACGATCAGCCAAAGAAAGATTACTACTATAATTCTTTCTACTTTGACGAGTTGCAATTGCGGTTTATCATTTTAAGTGATGCTTCTGTACTTGCTGATGCCACGAAAGAAAAATTTAGTTATTTTTACAAAAAAATCGCCTTTACTATAGTCATTATTATCGCCACTGGCTTTATCGTCTATTATCACTTTATCGTCGCCGGCTTACTTAAACACGATGCGTTAACGACACTTTATAACCGCAACCACTTTAAAGAAAAAAGTAGCGAATTGGAGAAGATCCAGAAGCGCAATAGTACGTTTAAGGTTGGCATCATTTCTATCGATATCGATAAATTTAAGCGAATCAATGACACCTATGGCCACGGTGTTGGCGATAAGGTCATTGTCCACCTATCTCAACTTATGCTCAAGCACTCACGAGAAACTGACTATGTATACCGTTTTGGCGGTGAAGAATTTTTAATTATTTGCCCAGGTTATGATACGGCTCAGTCATCAATACTCGCAGAGCGATTGCGCGGAGCGGTTGAGCAGGATGACAATATTTTAACGATAATGTCTAAAGGCTATACGATTTCACTTGGCGTAACGGAGAAATTGCCAGCTGAAAACATGGATAGTGCGCTAAAACGTGCCGATGATCTGCTGTATAAAGCAAAGAATAATGGTCGAAATCAAGTTCAGGTCGGGGATCCTGTCGATCATTCTTGA
- a CDS encoding DcaP family trimeric outer membrane transporter, which yields MKTTNKMLLISGLMACSQAANAAYEIKLTEEDTLTFGGYIKVDARYVDGNVAYQDFWTGGGRVLDEDASQLKLFANETRFNMKYVHGDVTGFIEMDFHGGGGNQIISNSSHPRLRHAFIKYNDFTIGQTWTTFMNTSALPETVDFAGPLVGEAFARNTMVRYTSGGFEFAIENPESWGVDGIDSSPDADPANDKLPDFVGKYTMKGDWGNVSFAGLVRQLNFADGSDETTFGGSVAGRVKTFGKDDIRFQLHLGQTGRYVGVTAAPDVFNGEAEDTLSYMVAYRHFWQEDLRSSVFYGYIETDESDRERSHVGVNVFKTLTPKLSLGFEVGQYDMQDRDADSVYAQFSAKYDI from the coding sequence ATGAAAACAACAAATAAAATGCTACTTATCAGTGGTTTAATGGCCTGTTCACAAGCGGCTAATGCGGCTTATGAGATCAAGCTAACAGAAGAAGACACCTTGACATTTGGCGGCTACATTAAGGTAGATGCGCGTTATGTAGATGGTAACGTTGCCTACCAAGACTTTTGGACAGGTGGCGGGCGCGTGCTTGATGAGGATGCATCGCAACTTAAACTATTTGCCAACGAAACACGTTTTAACATGAAGTATGTTCACGGTGATGTGACGGGCTTTATCGAAATGGACTTTCACGGTGGTGGAGGTAATCAGATTATCTCAAACTCTTCACATCCGCGATTGCGTCACGCGTTTATCAAGTACAACGATTTCACCATTGGTCAAACTTGGACGACTTTTATGAACACAAGTGCGCTACCAGAAACTGTCGATTTTGCGGGGCCATTAGTCGGTGAGGCATTTGCTCGTAATACTATGGTTCGGTATACCAGTGGTGGCTTTGAGTTCGCTATTGAAAACCCGGAATCTTGGGGCGTAGATGGCATTGATTCATCTCCTGACGCCGATCCTGCAAATGATAAATTACCTGATTTTGTTGGTAAATATACAATGAAGGGAGATTGGGGTAATGTTTCTTTTGCTGGTTTAGTGCGCCAATTAAATTTTGCCGATGGCTCTGATGAAACAACATTTGGTGGCTCAGTTGCTGGTCGAGTTAAAACCTTCGGTAAAGATGATATTCGCTTCCAGTTACACTTAGGACAAACGGGTCGTTATGTCGGTGTTACGGCTGCGCCAGATGTGTTCAATGGTGAAGCAGAAGATACCTTGTCATACATGGTAGCTTATCGCCATTTTTGGCAAGAGGACTTACGTAGTTCAGTATTCTATGGCTATATCGAAACTGACGAATCTGATCGCGAGCGCTCACACGTAGGTGTTAACGTATTTAAAACGCTTACACCTAAATTATCACTAGGCTTTGAAGTTGGTCAGTATGATATGCAAGATCGCGACGCAGATTCGGTATACGCACAATTTTCAGCGAAATACGATATCTAG